The Variovorax sp. S12S4 genome includes the window AGGCGCATGTTGCGCTTGCGCGCCCACTCGCGCATGCGCACCACGAACCAGTCGCTGAAGTTGTGGCCATACACGGCCACATGGCGCGGCGCCTGCCCGCTCTTGCGGGGCCGCTCGCCGGATGCCGGCGGCGCGAACTGCAGGCAAGGGTCGAGCACCAGTTCGGGTGCGTGCCCCAATGCCTTGCCCAGCAGCGCGCGCGAGTTGGCGTCGCGCACCGACACGCTGTGAAATTTGTGCAGCATGCTTGCCCACTGTTGCGGCAAACCTTGCTCGGCCGGGTAGTTGCCGAAGCTCGCCGCATAGGAAACTAGCCGCCTGGCGCGGATCCTTTCGCCGAAGAAAAGCGGGCAGCGCCCATACCAGGGATGGGAGAGGTTCCACACTTCGTCGCTGCCGACCACCACAGTGTCGAACGCCTCCATGTCCTGCGGGTTCTCCAGCACAAATGGGCGCGAGAGCGGGAGCGAGGCGATCGACGCCAGGAACTTGCGCGTCTTGTGCGCATAGAGCTTGCGGTCCGCACCAGAGACCGGGGTGGGCAGCACCGGCTGAAGGGCGCAGCGCCATTCGGCCATGTTCACGCGGTGCGAGTGATGGTCGAGCAGCACGGCGCGGTGGCCCATGTTCCGAAGCGCTTCTGCCAGCAGGCGCGCCTGCCAGTACGAGCCGTAGTTGATGCAGCGATGAAAGGTGAGCACGCCGATGTTCATCGGCTGCGCTGCGGGAGGCGCCGGCGCATGGGCTGACGAATCGAAGGCAAGGACAAGGGAGGTGAGGGCGGGCGGTTGCATCGCTCCGAAGCTAGGCATTGCATCGCGAGCGATACGTCGGACGACGTGCCGTCGGCCGGTGCGAGCACCCTGTGGCGATGGCAGTCGTCCTACTTGCCGGGGGCGGTGCCCCGTGCCCAGCGTGGGGCTCGGCGCCCGTGGGGTCCGCAAGCTGCACCGCCTTGCCGTTTTGCCAGCTGTCCGCGCCTTCGGCAATGGCGGGAGCGGGTATGTCCTCGCGGTTCTTTTTCTTCTCCGCGGAATCGACGCCGAAGCGCTTGTCGCGCTGCGCCACCATGTCGGCGTTGGCTTGGCCGTCGGCGGTGAATCCCATCATGAGCTGCGGCACGCCGGTAGGGAGTTCCTTGTGCATGTCTGTGTGCCAGGTGTGAAAGGTCTTGCCGTAGGTGCCGACGAGTTTCTTCATGAGCTCGTGCTCGGCGGCCTGCGGAATGCCGGGCGCGATGAGCTGCCCGGACTTCACCTCGTGCACATGGCTGTGCCACAGGGCCTTTTCCTGCGGCGGAAGCGACTTGAAGAGCCGCTCGCTCACGATGTATTCGACGCCCATGATCCTCGCGTTCTTCACGTTGCCGTCGTAGATCACGCACTGGATCAGCTCTTCGTTCAGCACCGAGCAGTAGTGGTGCGCCTCCATCTGGGCCTGCATGTTGCCGCTGTAGAAATGAAAGCCGTCCAGGTACGCGTTCAACGCATCGAGCGGCGGCTTGTCCTGCAGGGCGGCGGCGCCGGCTTCTAGCGTGGCGGTTTTTGCGCTCTTGCCGGCACCCGGCGATTCGACGCTGGAACCGGTGTTGCTGCCGCCGCAGGCCGTGAGCAGTGCGCCCAGGGCAAGCGGAAGGAGAAATCGCAATGGCATGGCTTGCATGGTGGGTTCTCAAGAAGGAGAAGAGAAAACCGCGACCATGCGCCGCGGGCGCCCGTCGGCGGCAAGATGCGGCCGACGCGGTGTGTAGGAACAGCGCGAAAACCCTGCCGTCTGCGGGCTTGCCCGGCCCGCACGGTGCAAACCGCGAAAATCAGGGAAAAAAACCGACCGCAAATCCGGAATATGGCGGCCACAAGGGGCAGAATTTCAGGATCGAATGCCGCCGCGCGGCAGGCTCCGGGGCTGCGGCTCCCGCAATGACATCCCAATGCCCAAATCGAATCCGCCTTCGCCTTCCTCTGCCGATGAACGCAAGCTCACGCCCAGCACGCTGAGTTTTCCGGTCGTCGGCATCGGCGCCTCCGCGGGCGGGCTGGAGGCGCTGATCCGTTTCTTCGAGCAGATGCCGGCCGACGCGGGCATGGCCTTCGTCGTCATCCTGCACCTGTCGCCCACGCATGAAAGCAATGCGGCCGCCATACTGCAGCGCTCCACGCAAATGCCTGTGATGCAGGTCACGCAGCCGGTGCCGGTCGAGGCGGACCATGTGTACGTGATTCCGCCCGGCGTCGACCTGACGATGAACGACGGCCACCTGCAGGCCACGCCCAGCGAGCGGATCAAGGGCCTGCACCTGGCCGTGGACGTGTTCTTTCGCACCATGGCCGAAGTGCACAAGGAGCGGGCCGTCTGCATCGTGATGTCGGGCACCGGCAGCGACGGCGCGGTGGGGCTCACGCGCGTGAAGGAGCACGGCGGCATTGCCATGGCGCAGTCGCCCGAAGACGCGGCGCATGACGGCATGCCGCGCGCCGCCATTGCCACCGGCATGGTCGACATCGTGCTGCCCGCGGCCGAGATGGGCGAGCACCTGGTCCAGCATTGGCTCAACGCACAGCGCATTCGCATGCCCTACGACGGGCATGCGGAACTCGTCCAGGAGCCCGACACGGGCGAAGCGGCCAAGCGGGCCGAGAAAGCGCTGCAGGAGATCATGGGCCTGCTGCGCACCTATACGCGGCACGACTTTCGCCACTACAAGCGCGCGACGGTGCTGCGCCGCATCGAGCGCCGGCTGCAGGTGAACCGCCTGGCCGACCTGCCGGCCTACCGCAACTTTTTGCACGACCATCCCGAAGAGGCGACTCCGTTGCTGCAGGACATGCTCATCAGCGTGACCAATTTCTTTCGGGACCCCGAAGCCTTCGAGGCGCTCGAGCAGGATGCGCTTCCGGGGCTGATCGAGAGCAAGCAGCCCGGCGAGCAGGTGCGCGCCTGGGTGGCAGGCTGCGCCACCGGCGAGGAGGCGTATTCGCTGAGCATCCTGCTGCGCGAGCAGATCGACAAGCAGGCCAAGCCGCTGGACATTCAGATCTTTGCCACCGACATCGACGGGCGGGCCATTACCACGGCGCGCAGGGGCCTGTATGCGCAGGGCATCGCCGAAGACATTTCGGCTTCGCGGCTGCAGCAGTTCTTCGTGCCCGAGCAGGACCAGTACCGCGTGACGACCACGGTGCGCGAGCCGGTGCTCTTTGCGCTGCACAACCTCTTGCGCGACCCGCCGTTCTCGCGGCTGGACATCATCTGCTGCCGCAACCTGCTGATCTACCTGGACCGCGCGGCGCAAGCGCATGTGCTGGAGATGTTCCGCATTGCGCTGCGGCCGGGGGCTACCTGTTCCTGGGCACTTCGGAATCGATCGACGCGGTGGGCAGCCTGTTCACCGCGGTCGACAAGAAGAACCGCATCTACCGCGCAAACCCAGAGTTGCCGAGCGGGCGCCACATGCCGCTCATCAGCGATGCGCCGTTCAAGCCGGGCGCGCCCAGCCCCATGGAAGCGCTGCGCTCCCCCAAGCGCGCCGAACGCCTGAGCTTTGCCGAGCTGCACCAGCGCGCGCTCGAGCAGTTCTCGCCGCCCAGCGTGCTCATCAACGGCGAGTACGAGGTGCTGCACCTGTCCAGCGGTGTCGGCCGCTTTCTGGAGCGCGCCGGGGGCGAGCCGTCGAACAACCTGCTGAACAACGTGCGGCCCGACCTGCGGCTGGAGCTGCGCACCGCGCTCTTCAAAGCCGCGCAAACTTCAGGCAGCGTGG containing:
- a CDS encoding polysaccharide pyruvyl transferase family protein: MQPPALTSLVLAFDSSAHAPAPPAAQPMNIGVLTFHRCINYGSYWQARLLAEALRNMGHRAVLLDHHSHRVNMAEWRCALQPVLPTPVSGADRKLYAHKTRKFLASIASLPLSRPFVLENPQDMEAFDTVVVGSDEVWNLSHPWYGRCPLFFGERIRARRLVSYAASFGNYPAEQGLPQQWASMLHKFHSVSVRDANSRALLGKALGHAPELVLDPCLQFAPPASGERPRKSGQAPRHVAVYGHNFSDWFVVRMREWARKRNMRLVSIGYRNDWADTQWLTAGPEDFARFMADADAVATNFFHGCVFALRNRKPFLCENSAYRAIKIRDLLFALGAQHHLADAGTPASHCDAVLSEPLAPSVEARIAALRDSSAGFLHQALREESGAPARERAHA
- a CDS encoding OBAP family protein, yielding MPLRFLLPLALGALLTACGGSNTGSSVESPGAGKSAKTATLEAGAAALQDKPPLDALNAYLDGFHFYSGNMQAQMEAHHYCSVLNEELIQCVIYDGNVKNARIMGVEYIVSERLFKSLPPQEKALWHSHVHEVKSGQLIAPGIPQAAEHELMKKLVGTYGKTFHTWHTDMHKELPTGVPQLMMGFTADGQANADMVAQRDKRFGVDSAEKKKNREDIPAPAIAEGADSWQNGKAVQLADPTGAEPHAGHGAPPPASRTTAIATGCSHRPTARRPTYRSRCNA